From a single Micromonospora pallida genomic region:
- a CDS encoding bifunctional 3,4-dihydroxy-2-butanone-4-phosphate synthase/GTP cyclohydrolase II, which produces MTAFGTIEQAVADIAAGRPVVVVDDADRENEGDLIFAAEKATPELVAFTVRHTSGYICVPLTESECDRLDLPPMHHTNQDRRGTAYTVTVDAREGVSTGISAADRAHTIRLLADAATSPADLARPGHVVPLRAREGGVLRRPGHTEAAVDLTRLAGLRQAGVLCELVNDDGTMMRLPDLERFCAEHSLTLITIADLIAHRRRTEKQVERVAEARMPTAHGVFQAMGYRSEHDGAEHVALVMGELGDGRDVLVRVHSECLTGDVFGSLRCDCGPQLDAALARVAQEGRGVVLYVRGHEGRGIGLLHKLQAYQLQDLGRDTVDANLDLGLPADARDYGTGAQVLYDLGVRSMRLLTNNPAKRAGLEGYGLTISGREGLPVRPHPENVRYLRTKRDRMGHLLDELDEVTETPLSRVAAADEIGA; this is translated from the coding sequence ATGACCGCGTTCGGAACCATCGAGCAGGCGGTGGCGGACATCGCCGCCGGCCGACCGGTCGTCGTGGTCGACGACGCCGACCGGGAGAACGAGGGCGACCTGATCTTCGCGGCCGAGAAGGCCACCCCGGAACTGGTCGCGTTCACGGTCCGCCACACGTCCGGCTACATCTGTGTGCCGCTGACCGAGAGCGAGTGCGACCGGCTGGACCTGCCGCCGATGCACCACACCAACCAGGACCGACGCGGCACCGCGTACACGGTGACCGTGGACGCCCGGGAGGGGGTCAGCACCGGCATCTCCGCCGCCGACCGCGCGCACACCATCCGGCTGCTCGCCGACGCCGCGACCAGCCCGGCCGACCTGGCCCGCCCCGGGCACGTGGTACCGCTGCGCGCCCGGGAGGGCGGGGTGCTGCGCCGGCCCGGGCACACCGAGGCCGCCGTCGACCTGACCCGACTGGCCGGACTGCGCCAGGCCGGAGTGCTCTGCGAGTTGGTCAACGACGACGGCACCATGATGCGCCTGCCGGACCTGGAGCGGTTCTGCGCCGAGCACTCCCTCACGCTGATCACCATCGCCGACCTGATCGCCCACCGGCGCCGGACGGAGAAGCAGGTCGAGCGGGTCGCCGAGGCCCGGATGCCGACCGCGCACGGGGTGTTCCAGGCGATGGGCTACCGCAGCGAGCACGACGGAGCCGAGCACGTCGCCCTGGTCATGGGCGAACTCGGCGACGGTCGGGACGTGCTGGTGCGGGTGCACTCCGAGTGCCTGACCGGGGACGTCTTCGGCTCGCTGCGCTGCGACTGCGGACCGCAGCTCGACGCCGCCCTGGCCCGGGTCGCGCAGGAGGGGCGGGGCGTGGTGCTCTATGTCCGTGGGCACGAGGGACGCGGTATCGGCCTGCTGCACAAGCTCCAGGCGTACCAGCTCCAGGACCTGGGGCGGGACACCGTCGACGCCAACCTCGACCTGGGGCTGCCGGCGGACGCCCGCGACTACGGCACCGGCGCGCAGGTCCTCTACGACCTCGGGGTCCGCTCGATGCGGCTGCTCACCAACAACCCGGCCAAGCGGGCCGGCCTGGAGGGCTACGGCCTGACCATCTCCGGCCGGGAGGGACTGCCGGTCCGCCCGCACCCGGAGAACGTGCGCTACCTGCGGACCAAGCGGGACCGGATGGGGCACCTGCTCGACGAACTGGACGAGGTCACCGAGACGCCGCTGAGCCGGGTGGCCGCGGCCGACGAGATCGGAGCGTGA